The segment GACCGAGATGCTCGACCTGATCGTCGTCGACGGCCGGGCCCGCGGCATCGTCGCCCGCGACCTCGTCACCGGGAGGATCGACACCTACTTCGCGGACGCCGTGGTCCTCGCGTCCGGCGGCTACGGCAACGTCTTCTACCTCTCGACGAACGCCATGAACTCCAACGCCACCGCGATCTGGCGGGCCCACCGCCGGGGCGCCTACCTCGCCAACCCCTGCTTCACCCAGATCCACCCGACCTGTATCCCGCGCACCGGCGACCATCAGTCGAAGCTGACGCTGATGAGCGAGTCGCTGCGCAACGACGGCCGGATCTGGGTGCCGAAGGCCCAGGGCGACACCCGCCCGCCCGCCGAGATCCCCGAGGACGAGCGCGACTACTACCTGGAGCGCACCTACCCGTCCTTCGGCAACCTCGTGCCGCGGGACATCGCCTCCCGCGCCGCGAAGAACGTCTGCGACGAGGGCCGCGGTGTCGGCCCCGGCGGACAGGGCGTCTACCTCGACTTCGCGGACGCCATCGCGCGCCTGGGCCGGGCAAAGGTCGAGGAGAAGTACGGCAACCTCTTCGAGATGTACGCGCGGATCACCGCGGAGGACCCGTACGAGGTGCCGATGCGGATCTACCCCGCCGTGCACTACACGATGGGCGGACTGTGGGTCGACTACGACCTCCAGACCACCGTCCCGGGCCTCTTCGCGATCGGTGAGGCCAACTTCTCCGACCACGGGGCGAACCGGCTCGGCGCGTCCGCGCTGATGCAGGGGCTGGCCGACGGCTACTTCGTCCTGCCGTCCACCATCAACGACTACCTGGCGCGCCACCCGCACCACGACGAGGTCTCCGCCGGTCACCCGGCGGTCACCGGGGCGGTACGGGAGACGGAGGACCGGCTGGCGCGGCTGCTCGCCGTCGGCGGGGACCGTACGCCCGACTCCTTCCACCGGGAACTCGGCGAGCTGATGTGGGAGTTCTGCGGCATGGCCCGCACCGACGCCGGTCTGCGCAAGGCCCTCGACCGGATCCCGCAGATCCGCGAGGAGTTCTGGCGCCGCCTCAAGGTGCCCGGCACCGGCGAAGAGTTCAACCAGTCCCTGGAGAAGGCCAACCGCATCGTGGACTACCTGGAGCTCGCCGAGCTGATGTGCCTCGACGCGCTGCACCGGGCCGAGTCCTGCGGCGGCCACTTCCGCGCCGAGTCGCAGACCCCGGACGGCGAGGCCGCGCGCCGCGACGAGGCGTTCTCCTACGCCGCGGCCTGGGAGTTCACCGCCACCGGCGCGGCCCCCGTCCTCCACAAGGAAGACCTGGTCTTCGAGTACGTCCACCCCACCCAGCGGAGCTACGCATGAGGCTCACCCTGCGCGTCTGGCGCCAGCGGAACGCCGGCGCCGACGGCGCCCTGTCCACCTACGAGATCGACGGCATCTCACCGGACATGTCGTTCCTGGAGATGCTCGACACCCTCAACGAGGAGCTGATCCTCAGCGGTGACGACCCGGTCGCCTTCGACCACGACTGCCGCGAGGGCATCTGCGGCGCCTGCTCACTCGTCATCAACGGCGCGGCGCACGGCCCGGAGCGGACAACGACCTGCCAGCTGCACATGCGGTCCTTCCGGGACGGCGACACCATCGACATCGAGCCGTGGCGCGCCGCGGCGTTCCCGGTCGTCAAGGACCTGGTCGTCGACCGCTCCGCCTTCGACCGGATCATCCAGGCCGGCGGTTACATCACCGCGCCGACCGGGGCCGCGCCCGAGGCCCATGCCACCCCCGTGCCCAAGCCGGACGCCGACTTCGCGTTCGAGCACGCCGAGTGCATCGGCTGCGGGGCCTGCGTGGCGGCCTGCCCGAACGGTGCCGCGATGCTGTTCACCTCCGCCAAGGTGAACCATCTCAATGTGCTGCCGCAGGGCGCGCCCGAGCGCGGGACCCGGGTGCTGGACATGGTGGCGCAGATGGACGAGGAGGGCTTCGGCGGCTGCACCCTCGCCGGCGAGTGCGCCACCGCCTGCCCCAAGGGCATCCCGCTGTTCAGCATCACGGCGATGAACCGTGAGTTCCTGCGGGCGGCGCGGAAGGGCCGCTGAGTCAGACCGCGGCGGTCCCGATGAGCCCCTCCCGGGTGACGAGCGCGGCCAGCTCCGCCTCGCTCCGTCCCTCGGTGCCCTCGGGCCGCCGCGGCAGGACCATATAGCGGCTCTCCGCGCTGGAGTCCCACACCGTGATCGTGGTGTCGCCGGGCAGCTCCAGCCCGAACTCGGCTAGCACCGCGCGGGGTTCGCGCACCACCCGCGAGCGGTAGGCCTCGCTCTTGTACCAGGACGGCGAGGGCCCCAGCAGCCCGATCGGATAGCAGGAGCACAGCGTGCACACGAGGACATGGTGCGTGGTGGCGGTGTTCTCGACGACCTTGAGCCGCTGCTCCTGGATACCGCCCGCCATCGAGAGCCCCACTTCGGGCAGCGCCGCGTTCGCGTCGGCCAGCAGCCGTTCCCGGAACCCCGGGTCGGTCCAGGCGCGCGCCACGATCCGCGCCCCGTTGACCGGCGAGGCCCCCTTCAGCATCGCGGCGAGTGCCGCGTCCAGCTGCTCCTCGGTGACCACTCCGGCCTCGGTCAGCCGCGCCTCCAGCCGCCTGACCCGCGCCGCCACCGGTGTACTCGTGTGCTCGCCGCTCATGCGCCGTCCTCCCGTACCCGCTCGATGTACGACTCCCAGAGGTCGACCGTGACCTCGTGACCGCCCTCGCCCCACAGATCACCCGCGGCGAAGGCCACGGTGTAGACGGGCTCGACGCGTGGTTCGGCGATGCCCGCCGCGCACTCGTCGGCGAGCGCCCAGCGCCCCTGGCACTCGACGATCCGCCCCACCTGGCCGCGCACATACCGCGGCACCCGGGTGTGCCCCTCCGGGTCGACGGCGCGCACCCGCACCCGCTCCCCCGCCCGGAAGTCAGCCATCGCCGAGCAGCCCCCGTTCGGCGAGCAGCGTCTCGATCGCGTGCAGCCAGCGCTCGTAGTACGACGCCGCCAGATACTCCTGCGGGGCCATCCGCTCGACGGCGTCCCGGAACTGGTCGAGCCGGTAGACCCCGTTCCGCACCAGCACGGCGTTCAGCGCGAAGACCCGCGCCTCCCAGTCCGCATGGAACGGCGGCTCGTCCGCCTCGATCTCCAGGGCCCCGAACCCGGCCTGGCCACCCACATCGTTGACACGGCTCATGGCCCGAGCCTAGGCCCGCACCGCCGTCAGCGCACGGGGTGACCCGCTCCCCGCAGGGCGTCCTTGACCTGGGAGATGCGCAGATCGCCGAAGTGGAAGACGGAGGCGGCCAGCACCGCGTCGGCGCCGGCGGCGACGGCCGGGGCGAAGTCGTCCAGCGTGCCGGCGCCGCCGGAGGCGATCACCGGGATGGTGACGTGCTTGCGGACCGCCTCGATCATCGCCACGTCGTAGCCGTCCTTGGTGCCGTCGGCGTCCATGGAGTTCAGCAGGATCTCGCCGGCGCCCAGCTCGGCGGCGCGGTGGGCCCATTCGACGGCGTCGATACCGGTGCCGCGTCGGCCGCCGTGGGTGGTGACCTCGTAGCCGGACGGGGTGCCCGCGTCGGTACGGCGGGCGTCGACCGAGAGGACCAGGACCTGGCTGCCGAAGCGCTCGGCGATCTCGCGGATCACGTCGGGGCGGGCGATGGCGGCGGTGTTGACCCCGACCTTGTCGGCGCCGGCCCGCAGCAGCTTGTCGACGTCCTCGGGCGTGCGGACGCCGCCGCCGACGGTCAGCGGGATGAAGACCTGCTCGGCGGTGCGGCGGACCACGTCATAGGTGGTCTCGCGGTTGCCGGAGGAGGCGGTGATGTCGAGGAAGGTCAGCTCGTCGGCGCCCTCGTCCCCGTAGATCTTCGCCATCTCGACGGGGTCGCCGGCGTCCCGCAGGTTCTGGAAGTTGACGCCCTTGACGACCCGGCCGTTGTCGACGTCCAGGCAAGGGATGACTCGGACCGCCAGGGTCATGTCGCTTCAGGCCTCTCTGACATTTCTCGGAAAGCTTCCAGTTCCACTTCGACCAGGACGCGGGAGTCGACGAAGCCGGAGACCACGACCAGGGTCGAGGCCGGCGGCGCCGCGGCGAACAGCTCCCGGTGGGCGCGGCCGGCCGCGTCCACGTCGCGCAGATGGGTGAGGTACAGACGGGTGCGGAGGACCGCTTCGGCGCCGAGGCCGAAGGGGGTGAGGGCCTCCAGGGCGTTGGCGAGGGCGACCTTGGTCTGCACATAGGGGTCGCCCTCCCCCTGGAGGACGCCGTCGATCAGCGGCATCGTGCCGGCGACCAGGACCCGGTCGCCGGCCGCCACGGCGCGTGCGAAGCCGATCTTCTCTTCCCAGGGACCGCCGGTCCGTACGCGCTCGATGGTCATCACGCCGCCTTTCGTCCGCTGTTACGACACTGCCGCCAGCGCCTCTTCGAGGGTGAACGCCTTCGCATAGAGCGCCTTGCCGACGATCGCGCCCTCGACACCTTCCGGCACCAGCGTGGCCAGCGCCCGCAGGTCGTCGAGCGAGGACACGCCGCCGGAGGCGACCACGGGCCGGTCGGTGGCCGCGCAGACGTTCCGCAGCAGTTCGAGGTTGGGGCCCTGGAGGGTGCCGTCCTTGTTGATGTCGGTGACGACATAGCGGGCGCAGCCCTCGGCGTCGAGCCGGGCCAGCGTCTCGTAGAGGTCGCCGCCGTCGCGGGTCCAGCCGCGGCCGCGCAGCGTCGTCCCGCGCACGTCCAGACCGACCGCGATCTGGTCCCCGTGCTCGGCGATGACCTTGGCGACCCATTCGGGGGTCTCCAGCGCGGCGGTGCCCAGGTTGACCCGGCGGCAGCCGGTGGCGAGGGCGGCGGCGAGCGTGTCGTCGTCGCGGATGCCGCCGGACAGCTCGACCTTGATGTCCATGGAGCGGGCGACCTCGGCGATCTGCGCCCGGTTGTCGCCGGTGCCGAAGGCCGCGTCGAGGTCGACGAGATGCAGCCATTCGGCGCCGGACCGCTGCCAGGCGAGGGCCGCCTCCAGCGGGTCGCCGTAGGAGGTCTCGGAGCCGGACTCGCCGTGGACGAGGCGGACGGCCTGGCCGTCGCGGACATCGACGGCGGGGAGGAGTTCGAGCTTCGGCATCAGGGGGCTCACAGGGTGTTGATCCAGTTGGTCAGGAGCTGGGCGCCGGCGTCGCCGGACTTCTCGGGGTGGAACTGGGTGGCCCACAGCGGGCCGTTCTCGACCGCGGCCACGAAGGGCGCGCCATGCGTGGCCCAGGTGACCTTGGGCGCGGCGATGTGCGGGTTGCCGACCTCCAGCTCCCAGTCGTGCACCGCGTAGGAGTGCACGAAGTAGTAGCGGGCGTCGGCGGGCAGACCGGCGAAGAGCTGTGAGCCCTCGGCGGCCTCGACGGTGTTCCAGCCCATGTGCGGGACGATGTCGGCCTTGAGCGGGCCGACCGTGCCGGGCCACTCGTCCAGGCCCTCGGTCTCCACACCGTGCTCGATGCCACGGCCGAAGAGGATCTGCATGCCGACGCAGATGCCCATGACGGGGCGGCCGCCGGCCAGCCGGCGGCCCACCAGCCAGTCACCGCGGGCCTCCTTCAGCCCGGCCATACAGGCGGCGAACGCGCCGACGCCGGGGACCAGCAGCCCCTCGGCGTTCATCGCCCGGTCGAAGTCCCGGGTGATCTCCACATCGGCGCCGACGTGCGCCAGGGCGCGCTCCGCGGAGCGGACGTTGCCGAAGCCGTAGTCGAGGACGACGACCTTCTTACGGGGTGCCGAGGCGGTCAATTCCATACCTCCAACCGGAGCACACCGGCGGCCAGACACAGCGCCGATCCCACGGACAACAGCACGATCAGGCCCTTGGGCAGCTGCTGCTTCCAGAAGGAGTAGACGCCGCCGAGGAGGAAGAGCCCGAGCAGGATGAAGACGGTGGAGAGACCGTTCACGGGCTACAGGGCTCCCTTGGTGGACGGGATGATGCCGGCCGCCCGCGGGTCGCGCTCGCTGGCGTAGCGCAGCGCCCGGGCCAGCGCCTTGAACTGGCACTCCACGATGTGGTGGGCGTTGCGGCCGTACGGCACGTGGATGTGCAGCGCTACCTGGGCCTGGGCGACGAAGGACTCGAAGATGTGCCGGGTCATCGTCGTGTCGTAGGAGCCGATCATCGGCGCCATGTTCTCCGGCTCGGTGTGCACCAGATACGGGCGGCCGGAGAGGTCGACGGTCACCTGGGCCAGCGACTCGTCCAGCGGGACGGTGCAGTTGCCGAAGCGGTAGATCCCGGACTTGTCACCGAGCGCCTGCTTGAAGGCGGCACCCAGGGCGAGGGCGGTGTCCTCGATGGTGTGGTGGGTGTCGATGTGCAGATCGCCGTCGGTCTTGACCTTGAGGTCGAACAGACCGTGCCGGCCGAGCTGGTCGAGCATGTGGTCGTAGAAGCCGACACCGGTCGACACGTCCACGTCGCCCCGGCCGTCGAGATCGATCTCGACGAGCACGGACGTTTCCTTCGTCGTGCGCTCCACGCGTCCTACGCGGGTCATCGCTTGCTCTCCTTCAGTACTGCGCGAACCGCGTCGAGGAACGCGTCGTTCTCGGCCGGGGTGCCGGCGGTGACCCGCAGCCAGCCCGGTACGCCGTTGTCACGGACCAGCACGCCGTGGTCGAGGATCGCCTGCCAGGTGGCGTGGGAATCCTCGAAGAGGCCGAACTGCACGAAGTTGGCGTCGGAGTCGACGACCTGGCAGCCGGCCGCCCGCAGCTCGGTGACCAGGCGGTCCCGCTCGGTCTTGAGCTGCTCGACATACTTCAGGAGCGTCTCGGTGTGCTCCAGCGCGGCCAGCGCGGTGGCCTGGGTGACGGACGAGAGGTGGTACGGGAGCCGGACCAGCTGGACGGCGTCGACCACGGCGGGGTCGGCGGCCAGATAGCCCAGCCGCAGCCCGGCGGCGCCGAAGGCCTTGGACATCGTCCGGGTGACCACCAGATTCGGCCGGCCCGCGAGCAGCGGCAGCAGCGAGGGCCGGTGGCTGAACTCGCCGTAGGCCTCGTCGACCACCACCAGGGCCCCGGCCCCGTCGGCGCGGGCCGCCTGCGCCGCCTCGTACAGCGCGAGCACGGTGGCGGCCTCGACGGCGGTGCCGGTGGGGTTGTTCGGCGAGCAGATGAAGACCACGTCGGGCCGCCGCTCGGCGATGACCGCCGTGGCCGCCTCGACGTCGATGGTGAAGTCGTCGTTGCGCGGGCCGGAGCTCCAGCCGGTGCCGGTGCCGCGGGAGATCAGCCCGTGCATCGAGTACGACGGCTCGAAGCCGAGGGCGGTACGGCCGGGGCCGGCGAAGGTCTGGAGCAGCTGCTGGATGACCTCGTTGGAGCCGTTGGCGGCCCATACGTGGTCCTTGGTGACCTCGTGGCCGGCGGTGTGGGTGAGGTAGCGGGCCAGTTCGGTGCGCAGCTCGACCGCGTCCCGGTCGGGGTAGCGGTTGAGCTGCCGGGCGGCCTCGGTCACCCGCTCGGCGATCCGCCGGACCAGCGGCTCGGGCAGCGGGTAGGGGTTCTCGTTGGTGTTCAGCCGCACCGGGACGTCCAGCTGCGGCGCGCCGTAGGGCGACTTGCCGCGCAGCTCGTCCCGGATGGGGAGATCGTCAATACGGGTCACGTGGCTGCTCACTTGCTCTGCGGGACCTTCCAGTCGAACCTGGCCTTCAGCGCGGCGCCATGGGCCGGGAGGTCCTCGGCCTCGGCGAGGGTCACCACATGGTGGGTGACCTCGGCCAGCGCGTCACGCGAGTAGTCCACGACATGGATGCCGCGCAGGAAGGACTGCACGGACAGGCCGGAGGAGTGGCAGGCGCAGCCGCCGGTGGGCAGCACGTGGTTGGAGCCGGCGCAGTAGTCGCCGAGCGAGACCGGGGCGTACGGGCCGACGAAGACCGCGCCGGCGTTGCGGACCCGGGCGGCGACGGCGGTGGCGTCGGCGGTCTGGATCTCCAGGTGTTCGGCGCCGTAGGCGTCCACGACCCGCAGGCCCTCGTCGATGCCGTCGACGAGGACGGTCGCGGACTGCCGGCCGCCCAGCGCCTCGGTGATCCGCTCGATGTGCTTGGTGGCCGCGACCTGCCGCTTGAGGGCTTCGTCGACGGCGTCGGCGAGCTCGGCGGAGTCGGTGACCAGCACGGCGGCGGCGAGGGTGTCGTGCTCGGCCTGGCTGATCAGGTCGGCGGCGACGTGCTCGGGGTCGGCGGTGGCGTCCGCGAGGACCGCGATCTCGGTGGGGCCGGCCTCGGCGTCGATACCGATCCGGCCCTTGAGCAGGCGCTTGGCGGAGGCGACGTAGATGTTGCCGGGGCCGGTGACGAGGTTGACCGGCAGGCACTCGTCGGTGCCGTAGGCGAACATCGCGATGGCCTGGGCGCCGCCGGCCGCGTAGACCTCGTCGACGCCGAGCAGGGCGCAGGCGGCGAGGATGGTCGGGTGCGGGCGGCCGCCGAACTCCTTCTGCGGCGGGGAGGTCACGGCGATGCCCTCGACACCGGCTTCCTGCGCCGGGACCACGTTCATGACCACGGAGGACGGGTAGACCGCGAGTCCGCCGGGGACATAGAGGCCCACCCGCTCGACCGGCACCCAGCGTTCGGTGACCGTGCCGCCGGGGACGACCTTGGTGGTCACGTCCGTGCGGCGCTGTTCGCGGTGGACGATCCGGGCGCGCCGGATGGACTCCTCCAGGGCGGCGCGCACGGCCGGGTCGAGCCCGTCGAGCGCGTCCCGCAGGGCCTCGGCGGGCACCCGTACCCGCTCGATCTCCACACCGTCGAACCGCCGCGCGTAATCGATCAGCGCCGCGGTGCCCCGATGGCGTACGTCCTCGCAGATGGGCCGCACCTTCTCCAGGGCGGCTTCCACGTCGAACTCGGCACGGGGCAGCAGGTCGCGCAGGGCGCCGCCCTCGGGAAGGGCGTCACCGCGCAGATCGATTCGGGAGATCACTCCCCCAGTGTCTCAGACCCGCTCCGGCGCCCGAGCGGCCGTATCACTCAGTGATACACAGCGGAGCACACCCCGGACGCACCGTGACCCGGCCGTTCGAAGTTGACCGGAGTTGGCCCTGACCGCGCGTGTTCAAGCAGTCACGGGGCGGGCAAGGGCCTCACGACGGCGTACGGGGAGACCTGCGGGACGCAACACGACCAGTGCACGAATTGCGTCCGAACAGGTTGCGACACACCACGGGAGAGCAAGGGGGACCCACAGTGACCGAACCCGCGGACGGCGACGCGCCGGCCGAGCTACAGCTGACCTCCGCGGAATGGAGCATGTGGCAGGCCTTCCGCAACGGCAGCACCTGCGATCTGCACATCGGCGATCCGGCCAGGGACGATCCGCACGGGCAGCATCTGTGGGGCCCGGAGCGCCGGGTGCGGGCCCGGGTCGTGGCACTGCTGCTGCTCGACGGGCCGCCCGCGCAACCCGGCCGGGTCTCCGCGCTCAAGCTCACCGGCGCGTACATCACGGACACTCTCGACGTTGCGGGCGGCACGATCAAGCCATTCGTGGAGCTGCGGGACTGCCGCTTCGAGGCCGAGGTGGTGCTCCCCGAGAGCCGCTTCACCACCCTGCGGCTGGTGAACTGCGCGATACCCCGGGTGGAGGCGGCCCGGCTGCACACCGAGGGCGATCTCCATCTGCCGCGCTGCGTGGTGAACTCCGGCATCCGGCTCACCGACGCCCACATAGGCACCGACCTGATGCTCAATCAGACCGTGGTGCACAAGGACCGCCAGGGCCGGTCGATCATGGCGGACGGGATGACCGTCACCCAGGACCTCCAGGCCGAGATGCTGGAGTCCTACGGGGAGCTGTCGCTGCGCGGCGCCACCATCGGGGTGTCGCTGAGCCTGCGCGGCAGCCGGCTGAGCAACCCCTTCGGCCGCCGCGCCCTGAACGCCCCGCAGCTGACCGTCGAGCGCACCCTCTATCTGACCGCCGCCGGGCTGCCCAACTCCCCGTTCTCCAGCGGCGCCACTCCCCCGTACGGCACCGCCTACACCCCCTCGCGCGGCACTCGGGTGCAGCGCTTCGAGTGCGAGGGCGGGATGCGGCTGGACGACGGGCGGTTCGGCGACGCGGTCGACTTCGAGCACGCCCGGTTCATCATGGAGTCCGACCAGGAGCTGTCGCTGCGCCGTATCCAGACGCCCGAGCTGCGGTTCCTCGGCGAGCGCCCGCAGCGCGGCCGGGTGATCCTCTCCGGCGCCCGGGTGGTCAATCTCGTCGACAAGTCGGCGAGCTGGCCGGGGCTCGGCGGCCTGTGGATGGCCGGCTTCGCCTACGAGACGCTGATCCCGCGCGGCCACTTCCCGCTCTCGCTGCGGCTCCAGTGGGTGGCCGCGGCGACCCCCGAGTACGCGCCCGAGCCGTACGAGATGCTCGCCGCCTCGCTGCGCACCACCGGTGAGGACGCCGACGCCCGCGAGGTGCTGCTGGCCAAGCAGCGGCGCCGCCGCGAGACACTGCCACTGGCCGCGAAGACCTGGGGCTTCCTCCAGGACTGGACGGTGGCCTACGGCTACCGCCCGGGGCGGGCCGCGGTGTGGATGGCCATCCTGTGGGCGATCGGCACGATCTACTTCTCGATGTCCCCGCCACCGCCCCTCAAGACCGGCGAGGCACCGCCCTGGAATCCGTACCTCTACTCCCTCGACCTCCTGCTGCCGGTGATAGACCTCAACCAGAGCGCCGCGTGGAAACCGGGCGGCGGCGCACAGTGGGCAGCCGCGGTACTCATCCTCGCGGGCTGGGTCCTGGCCACAACGGTCGCCGCCGGCGCCTCCCGCCTGCTGCGACGCCAATAGCCAGTTCCCTACGACCGACAACCCGCACCGGACCACCTACGCCCACCCCCACCGGCCTTCTCCCCCACCCACCCACGGGAGGTGACGGGCCGGAGGGGTAGGGGTGTGGGACGTAAAGCGAAGCAGTCCCACACCCCTACCC is part of the Streptomyces platensis genome and harbors:
- a CDS encoding fumarate reductase/succinate dehydrogenase flavoprotein subunit, whose translation is MTSYANYATGEPVSDTKAPGGPVAGRWDKRRFEAKLVNPANRRKHTVIVVGTGLAGGSAGATLAEQGYHVVQFCYQDSPRRAHSIAAQGGINAAKNYRNDGDSVHRLFYDTVKGGDFRARESNVHRLAQISVEIIDQCVAQGVPFAREYGGLLDTRSFGGVQVSRTFYARGQTGQQLLLGAYQALSRQIAAGNVELHPRTEMLDLIVVDGRARGIVARDLVTGRIDTYFADAVVLASGGYGNVFYLSTNAMNSNATAIWRAHRRGAYLANPCFTQIHPTCIPRTGDHQSKLTLMSESLRNDGRIWVPKAQGDTRPPAEIPEDERDYYLERTYPSFGNLVPRDIASRAAKNVCDEGRGVGPGGQGVYLDFADAIARLGRAKVEEKYGNLFEMYARITAEDPYEVPMRIYPAVHYTMGGLWVDYDLQTTVPGLFAIGEANFSDHGANRLGASALMQGLADGYFVLPSTINDYLARHPHHDEVSAGHPAVTGAVRETEDRLARLLAVGGDRTPDSFHRELGELMWEFCGMARTDAGLRKALDRIPQIREEFWRRLKVPGTGEEFNQSLEKANRIVDYLELAELMCLDALHRAESCGGHFRAESQTPDGEAARRDEAFSYAAAWEFTATGAAPVLHKEDLVFEYVHPTQRSYA
- a CDS encoding succinate dehydrogenase/fumarate reductase iron-sulfur subunit, which encodes MRLTLRVWRQRNAGADGALSTYEIDGISPDMSFLEMLDTLNEELILSGDDPVAFDHDCREGICGACSLVINGAAHGPERTTTCQLHMRSFRDGDTIDIEPWRAAAFPVVKDLVVDRSAFDRIIQAGGYITAPTGAAPEAHATPVPKPDADFAFEHAECIGCGACVAACPNGAAMLFTSAKVNHLNVLPQGAPERGTRVLDMVAQMDEEGFGGCTLAGECATACPKGIPLFSITAMNREFLRAARKGR
- a CDS encoding nitrile hydratase subunit alpha, which produces MSGEHTSTPVAARVRRLEARLTEAGVVTEEQLDAALAAMLKGASPVNGARIVARAWTDPGFRERLLADANAALPEVGLSMAGGIQEQRLKVVENTATTHHVLVCTLCSCYPIGLLGPSPSWYKSEAYRSRVVREPRAVLAEFGLELPGDTTITVWDSSAESRYMVLPRRPEGTEGRSEAELAALVTREGLIGTAAV
- a CDS encoding SH3-like domain-containing protein is translated as MADFRAGERVRVRAVDPEGHTRVPRYVRGQVGRIVECQGRWALADECAAGIAEPRVEPVYTVAFAAGDLWGEGGHEVTVDLWESYIERVREDGA
- a CDS encoding SH3-like domain-containing protein, giving the protein MSRVNDVGGQAGFGALEIEADEPPFHADWEARVFALNAVLVRNGVYRLDQFRDAVERMAPQEYLAASYYERWLHAIETLLAERGLLGDG
- the hisF gene encoding imidazole glycerol phosphate synthase subunit HisF, producing the protein MTLAVRVIPCLDVDNGRVVKGVNFQNLRDAGDPVEMAKIYGDEGADELTFLDITASSGNRETTYDVVRRTAEQVFIPLTVGGGVRTPEDVDKLLRAGADKVGVNTAAIARPDVIREIAERFGSQVLVLSVDARRTDAGTPSGYEVTTHGGRRGTGIDAVEWAHRAAELGAGEILLNSMDADGTKDGYDVAMIEAVRKHVTIPVIASGGAGTLDDFAPAVAAGADAVLAASVFHFGDLRISQVKDALRGAGHPVR
- a CDS encoding Rid family hydrolase, with the translated sequence MTIERVRTGGPWEEKIGFARAVAAGDRVLVAGTMPLIDGVLQGEGDPYVQTKVALANALEALTPFGLGAEAVLRTRLYLTHLRDVDAAGRAHRELFAAAPPASTLVVVSGFVDSRVLVEVELEAFREMSERPEAT
- the priA gene encoding bifunctional 1-(5-phosphoribosyl)-5-((5-phosphoribosylamino)methylideneamino)imidazole-4-carboxamide isomerase/phosphoribosylanthranilate isomerase PriA, whose protein sequence is MPKLELLPAVDVRDGQAVRLVHGESGSETSYGDPLEAALAWQRSGAEWLHLVDLDAAFGTGDNRAQIAEVARSMDIKVELSGGIRDDDTLAAALATGCRRVNLGTAALETPEWVAKVIAEHGDQIAVGLDVRGTTLRGRGWTRDGGDLYETLARLDAEGCARYVVTDINKDGTLQGPNLELLRNVCAATDRPVVASGGVSSLDDLRALATLVPEGVEGAIVGKALYAKAFTLEEALAAVS
- the hisH gene encoding imidazole glycerol phosphate synthase subunit HisH is translated as MELTASAPRKKVVVLDYGFGNVRSAERALAHVGADVEITRDFDRAMNAEGLLVPGVGAFAACMAGLKEARGDWLVGRRLAGGRPVMGICVGMQILFGRGIEHGVETEGLDEWPGTVGPLKADIVPHMGWNTVEAAEGSQLFAGLPADARYYFVHSYAVHDWELEVGNPHIAAPKVTWATHGAPFVAAVENGPLWATQFHPEKSGDAGAQLLTNWINTL
- the hisB gene encoding imidazoleglycerol-phosphate dehydratase HisB codes for the protein MTRVGRVERTTKETSVLVEIDLDGRGDVDVSTGVGFYDHMLDQLGRHGLFDLKVKTDGDLHIDTHHTIEDTALALGAAFKQALGDKSGIYRFGNCTVPLDESLAQVTVDLSGRPYLVHTEPENMAPMIGSYDTTMTRHIFESFVAQAQVALHIHVPYGRNAHHIVECQFKALARALRYASERDPRAAGIIPSTKGAL
- a CDS encoding histidinol-phosphate transaminase codes for the protein MTRIDDLPIRDELRGKSPYGAPQLDVPVRLNTNENPYPLPEPLVRRIAERVTEAARQLNRYPDRDAVELRTELARYLTHTAGHEVTKDHVWAANGSNEVIQQLLQTFAGPGRTALGFEPSYSMHGLISRGTGTGWSSGPRNDDFTIDVEAATAVIAERRPDVVFICSPNNPTGTAVEAATVLALYEAAQAARADGAGALVVVDEAYGEFSHRPSLLPLLAGRPNLVVTRTMSKAFGAAGLRLGYLAADPAVVDAVQLVRLPYHLSSVTQATALAALEHTETLLKYVEQLKTERDRLVTELRAAGCQVVDSDANFVQFGLFEDSHATWQAILDHGVLVRDNGVPGWLRVTAGTPAENDAFLDAVRAVLKESKR
- the hisD gene encoding histidinol dehydrogenase — protein: MISRIDLRGDALPEGGALRDLLPRAEFDVEAALEKVRPICEDVRHRGTAALIDYARRFDGVEIERVRVPAEALRDALDGLDPAVRAALEESIRRARIVHREQRRTDVTTKVVPGGTVTERWVPVERVGLYVPGGLAVYPSSVVMNVVPAQEAGVEGIAVTSPPQKEFGGRPHPTILAACALLGVDEVYAAGGAQAIAMFAYGTDECLPVNLVTGPGNIYVASAKRLLKGRIGIDAEAGPTEIAVLADATADPEHVAADLISQAEHDTLAAAVLVTDSAELADAVDEALKRQVAATKHIERITEALGGRQSATVLVDGIDEGLRVVDAYGAEHLEIQTADATAVAARVRNAGAVFVGPYAPVSLGDYCAGSNHVLPTGGCACHSSGLSVQSFLRGIHVVDYSRDALAEVTHHVVTLAEAEDLPAHGAALKARFDWKVPQSK
- a CDS encoding oxidoreductase, which gives rise to MTEPADGDAPAELQLTSAEWSMWQAFRNGSTCDLHIGDPARDDPHGQHLWGPERRVRARVVALLLLDGPPAQPGRVSALKLTGAYITDTLDVAGGTIKPFVELRDCRFEAEVVLPESRFTTLRLVNCAIPRVEAARLHTEGDLHLPRCVVNSGIRLTDAHIGTDLMLNQTVVHKDRQGRSIMADGMTVTQDLQAEMLESYGELSLRGATIGVSLSLRGSRLSNPFGRRALNAPQLTVERTLYLTAAGLPNSPFSSGATPPYGTAYTPSRGTRVQRFECEGGMRLDDGRFGDAVDFEHARFIMESDQELSLRRIQTPELRFLGERPQRGRVILSGARVVNLVDKSASWPGLGGLWMAGFAYETLIPRGHFPLSLRLQWVAAATPEYAPEPYEMLAASLRTTGEDADAREVLLAKQRRRRETLPLAAKTWGFLQDWTVAYGYRPGRAAVWMAILWAIGTIYFSMSPPPPLKTGEAPPWNPYLYSLDLLLPVIDLNQSAAWKPGGGAQWAAAVLILAGWVLATTVAAGASRLLRRQ